The genomic DNA CTCAAATGTTAGAAAAAACATTTATATGCAGAGGATTTCAAGGTAAATTTTACTCTCAAAATAGGCAAAAAATAGGCATTTTAGATATAATTTTACTAGGATTTACTATATTTATATATATATTAAGTTTAGGAAATATCATATGAGTTGCACTCTTTGTCTTAATAATATCTCTGCTAAAATAGCCGGAAAAACTATTTTTTCAAATTTAAGTTTAAATGCGGGGCATAAAGATAAAATAGCAATAATAGGCTCAAATGGCTGTGGTAAAACAACTTTACTTGAAATAATAGGCGGTCTTAGAAATCCCGATAGCGGAGAAATAGAGATATTTCATAATACTATTTTAAATTTAAAAGAGTATCAAAAATATAGGTATTTGATTGGTTATTTGTTTCAAGATAGCGATGATCAGTTCATCTGTCCAAATGTATTTGAAGATGTTGTTTTTGGCTTACTTACGATAGGCATACAAAGAAGTATCGCCGATAAAAGAGCCGAAGATATCTTAAAAGAGCTTGATATATGGCATTTAAGAGATAAGATAGTTTTTCATCTTTCAGGCGGTGAAAAAAAGCTTGTCGCATTAGCCGGGGTATTGGTAAATGAGCCTAAAATTTTACTGCTTGATGAACCTACTGCCGCGCTTGATTTTGATATGCAAGAAAAAGTAGCAGATCTGCTTATTAAGCTTGATATAACTCAGATCATAGTGTCTCATGACAAAGAGTTTATAAGTAGAGTTGCAAATAAAATGTACTATTTAAACAAAGACGGGTTAAAGCTTGGCGATTAATTAGTTTAAAAGCTGCTTACAATACTCCTGCTGAACTTTTTGTAAAGCTTATATTTTATATACATTTTATATTTTTTAGATAGAATTACGCCTAATAAAATCTAGGGTTTAAAGATGAGCAAGTTAATTATCGTAGAATCTCCAGCGAAAGCAAAAACTATAAAAAATTTTTTGGGTAGCGAGTATAAAGTTATAGCTAGTAAAGGTCACATTAGAGATCTTCCAAAGTCTAGCTTCGGCATAAAAATAGAAGATGATAAATTCACGCCAGAGTACAGAGTAAGTAGCGATCACAGCGCTATAGTAAAAGAAATAAAAGATCTAGCAAAGAATGCAGATACCATATATCTAGCTACCGATGAGGATAGAGAGGGCGAAGCTATAGCATACCATATAGCAGCCGCAATAGGTAAAAAACCTGAGATGCTTCCAAGAATTGTATTTCACGAGATAACAAAATCTGCCATACAAAATGCATTAGAAAATCCGCGTAGTTTAAATATGGATAGCGTAAATGCTCAACAAGCAAGAAGACTTTTAGATAGGATAGTCGGTTATAAATTAAGCCCGCTTTTAAACTCAAAAATCCAAAGAGGTCTTAGTGCGGGGCGCGTTCAGAGTTCGGCTTTGAAGATATTAGTAGATAGAGAGCGCGAAATAAGAAATTTCAAACCTATAGAATATTTTAGCATAGATACTAAATTTAAAAAAGATTTAGAAGCTGAACTGGTTGAGTTTGAGGGTTCTAAGATAGAAAAGCTTACTATAACAAACAAAGATCGTGCAAAATTTATAGTTGATAAAATAAAAGATGAGAGTTTTAGTGTCGCAAACGTAGAAAGCAAAGAGCGAAAGACAAGTCCGCAGCCTCCGTTTATGACTTCTACTTTGCAGCAAAGTGCGTCAAATAGACTAGGATTTAGCCCCAAAAAAACTATGATGTTAGCGCAAAATTTATATGAAGGCGTACAGACAAATAACGGTTTTATGGGCGCTATAACATATATGAGAACAGATAGCTTAAATTTAGCTAAAGAAGCTATAAGTGCAGCTAGAGACCTGATTAAAGAGCAGTTCGGCGATAAATATCTTCCAAAATCTGCAAATTTTTACACTACAAAAAACAAAGGAGCTCAAGAAGCTCATGAAGCTATTCGTCCTACAAATTTAAGCTTTACTCCGACAGAGGCGGCTAAGTTTTTAGAAAAAGATCTACTAAAACTCTATACTCTTATATATAATAGATTTTTGGCTTGTCAAATGTCTGCAAGCGTATCAGAAACTCAAAATATATTTATAAACAGTAAAAGCAGTATTTTTAAAATTTCGGGCAGAAAGCTTACGTTTGATGGATTTTACAGAGTTTATGGGGATCTTGATAAAGATAGGATTCTTCCTAATTTAAACGTAGGCGATAAAATGGAGCTTGAAAGCTTAAGCAGCCAAAGTCATTTTACCGAGCCGCCATCAAGATATTCAGAAGCCGGTTTGGTAAAAAAACTTGAGAGTCTTGGTATAGGCAGACCAAGTACGTATGCTCCGACTATTTCTTTGCTTACTAGCAGAGATTACGTAAAAGTAGATAAAAAACAGCTTATTCCAAACGAGATAGCATTTAATATAACTAGTATGCTTGAAGAGCATTTTAATGATATAGTAGATAGCGATTTTACCTCTAAAATGGAAGAGAAACTTGATGATATAGCAGAAAATAAAGCAGATTGGCAAGAAGTTTTATCTAAATTCTATCATCCTTTTATGCAAAAAATAGATGACGGTAAAAAAAATATAAAGAGTCAAAAAGTAACCGAGCCCATAGGTGAAAAGTGTCCCGAGTGCGGCGGAGAGCTTGTAAAGCGAAAAGGAAGATTCGGCGAATTTATCGCTTGTTTGAATTTTCCAAAATGTAAATATTCTAGAAATTTAAAAAATGAAGCTAAAATTGAAAAAAAAGAGCCGCAAAAAATCGGTGTAGCATGTCCTCAATGCGGCGGAGATATAGTTGAGAGATTTAGTAAAAAAGGTAAATTTTTTGGGTGCGCAAACTATCCAAAATGTAACTTTATAAGCAAATACCAACCTACAGATCAAAAATGCCCGCAATGTGGTGAAATGATGGTTTATAAAGAGCTTAAGAAAGGCAATTTTTACGAATGTTCTGCTTGTAAATTTAAAAAAGAAGGGAATAATAATGAGTAAAATGGTAATGTTATGTGCAATTTGTAACGTGAGTAGCGGAAATTGCGCCGAAGACTGCGCATACTGTACACAGAGTGCGCATATAAAAGCCGACATCCCTAAATTCAAGCAAAAAAATTTAGAACAGATACTAAATGAAGCTAAAATTGCCAGTAAAAATCATGCTCTTGGATTTTGTCTCGTGACTAGCGGATTAGGACTTGATGATAAAAAGCTTGAGTTTATATGCGAAGTTGCAACAATGTTACGAAAAGAAACACCTAATTTAATGCTGATAGCTTGTAACGGATCTGCTAGCTATGAGAGCTTAAAAGAGCTTAAAAAAGTCGGAATATTTAGCTACAACCATAACTTAGAAACAAGTCGAGAGTTTTTTCCTCAAATTTGTACAACTCATAGTTGGGATGATAGATTTAATACGAATTTAAATGCTAAAAAAGCCGGTCTTGAGCTATGCTGTGGTGGAATTTACGGACTTGGGGAGAGTCAAGATGATAGGCTTAGTTTTAGAGCTAGTTTAAAAGAACTAAATCCTTTTTCAAGTCCGATTAATTTTTTTATACCAAATCCTGCTTTGAAAATCAAGCAACCTCTTTTAAGCACCGATGAAGCTTTGGAAATCATAAGAGATACTGCTAAAACATTGCCTCAGTGCCGTATAATGGTGGCCGGAGGTAGAGAAATAGTATTAGGAGATAGGCAGTACGAGATACTAGAAAACGGAGCTAGCGCTATAGTTATAGGCGACTATCTAACCACCAGCGGAGAAGTTGCTAGTAAAGATATAGAGGAGCTTAGAAATAGAGGCTTTGAGTTTGCATCACAGTGCCACTAACGAGCTTTCTATTCTTATTGTTTTGGCGTTTATAATTTTTATATCGCCGTATTTTTCAAAACTCACAAAAATCCCGATTGCTCCTATAGAGATAGCTCTCGGGATAATTCTAGGTTTTTTTGGTCTGCTTCCTAATAACGATTTATTTGAGATAGTTGCAAAAGTCGGATTTTTTTATTTAATGTTTTTAGCGGGTACAGAGATTGATTTACGCTCGTTTTTTAAGATAGATAAGAAAGTATTAAAACTTATTTTGGCTTATCTATCAGTTTTATACGTGATAGCTGCGTTTTTAGGTATATGGTTGGAGCCTGCATTTTTGGTATTTATAGTAATACCTGTTATGTCTGTTGGTATGCTCTCAACGCTATTTAAAGAGTACGGTAAAAATGAGCCGTGGCTAAATATCGCTATGATCACAGGAAGCATAGGCGAAGTGATAAGCATAGCTTTGCTAACTTTAGTAGGTGCATATGTAGAGTTTGGTAACAGTAGCGAACTTTATACAAGTATAAATTATCTTATTATATTTATCGTTCTTTGTATACTTGGATTTAAAGGACTCGAGGTACTTTTTTGGTGGTATCCGAATCTAAAAATACTTCTTATGCCTCATTATGATAAAGATGAGAAAGATATAAGACTTTCTATGGCTATGTTTTTTGGCACGGTTGCCGTTATGATATATTTAAATTTAGAAATTGTGCTCGGGGCGTTCATAGCCGGAAGTTTTATAGCTACATTTTTTGATCATAAAAAAGATCTACCTCATAAATTAGGAAGTTTTGGATTTGGGTTTTTAGTTCCTATATTTTTTGTATATATCGGCTCAACCGTGGATTTAAACTATATTTTTATACCAGGCGTTCTTGATAATGCTCTTCTTATGCTTTTATTTATGACGCTTATTCGTGTTGTTAGTTCTTTTATATTTATCAAGAAACTCGGAGCTTATGGCAGTATTTTGTATGGTTTATCCCTATCTATGCCTTTAACTCTTTTAGTAGCGGTTGCTACCGTGGCTTATAATGCTAATAATATCGAAAAAGAACTATATTTTTCATTTATATTAGCAAGTTTATTTGAGGCTATTTTGGCTATGGTGCTTATAAAAGTTACATATTATCTTAAAACGAGGCTTAAGTAGTAAATTTAGTATGTTATAATGATTTTTTTTAAATAAAATTTGGATAGAATATTTTAAGATATTCACACTAAAAGGATGAAAATGAGTAATACAGTAACACTGACAGATAACAGAAACGGTAAAAGTTATGAGTTTCCCATATTAGATGGAACAAGAGGTCCTAGTGTTATAGATATTTCGACGCTTTATAAAAACACCGGAATGTTTACTTTTGATAGAGGTTATACAAGTACTGCAATGTGCCGTTCTGCTATAACATTTATCGATGGAGAAAAAGGAGAGTTGATGCACCGCGGCTACGATATAGCGTGGCTAGCTGAAAATAAACTTTATCTTGATGTAGTATATTTACTATTTAACAAACACCTGCCAAGCCAAGAGGAGCTGGAGCTATTTAGACGCGAGTTAAAAGAGAGAAGCTTTTTAAATGAAAAAATGATTAGATTATTTGACTGTTTTCCCGATAAAGCTCATCCTATGGCCGTTTTACAAGCAAGCGTAGCTACCATGAGTGCATACTATAAAAGAGATATGAATTTTGATGATATGAATGATTATATGGAGCTTGCAAAACGTTTAGTGGCAAAAATTCCTACATTTATAGCGTTTTATTATCGTCATGTTAGAGGATTTCCTGTAATATATCCGAATTTAGATCGCGGATTTACAGAAAATTTCTTATATATGCTAAGAGCTTTTCCTCACGATAAGGTAGATTTAAAACCTATAGAAGTCAAGGCTTTTGATACTGTTTTGATGCTTCACGCTGATCATGAACAAAATGCTTCAACTACTACAGTTAGAACCGTAGGATCTACTCACGCTCATCCTTACTCATGTATTAGCGCCGGTATCGGCGCTCTTTGGGGACACGCTCACGGAGGTGCAAATGAAGGAGTTATCAGGCAACTTGAGATGATAGGAACTCCAGATAGGGTTGATGAGTTTATTAAAAGAGCAAAAGATCATAATGATCCATTCCGTTTAATGGGATTTGGCCATAGAGTTTATAAAAACTTTGACCCGCGAGCAAAAGTTTTAAAAGGTCTTAGAGATAAGCTTATAAATGAGATCGGCATAGATAATAATCTTATAAAAGTAGCAAGCCGAATAGAAGAGATAGCACTAAATGACGATTACTTTGTATCAAGAAATTTATATCCTAATGTGGATTTTCACTCCGGGCTTATACTAAAAGCTCTTGGTATTCCAAATGAGATGTTTGCGGCAATATTTGTCATGGGAAGAGTTCCTGGGTGGCTTAGTCAGTGGATGGAGCTAAAATCACAAGATACCATAAAAATAGTTCGTCCAAGACAGCTTTACGTAGGACCTACTTGTCCTCCTAAAGAGCAATGAAAGAGCTTCTAAATTTATCGCTAAAGGCTGCTAGAGCAGCCGGTAAAGCGATTTTAAAACATTATGACAATTACGATGTAACCATCAAAAACGATAATTCACCATTAACTAGTGCTGATTTAGCTTCTAATGAGGCCATATTTAAAGAGTTGGAGAGTTCTGGTATTCCTATATGTTCTGAAGAGAAGATATTAGATTATGAAAAAAGAGACGCGAATTCTAAATTTTGGCTTATTGATCCGCTTGATGGCACAAAAGAATTTATAGCAAAGAACGGTGAATTTTGTGTTTGTATAGCTTTGATAGATTGCGCTAGACCTATTTTAAGCGTAATCTATGCTCCAACTAGCGATGAGATGTTTTACAGTATGGGCGGCTCGAAGGTCTATAAAAACGGTGAAATTTTAAATAGTTCATGCTTAGAACAAAATTATATTATATCAGGAAATTTCAGCCACTCAAAAAGTGTAGATATCATAGCTAATCGTTTTGGGCTAGATATATTAAGATGCGGTTCGGCACTTAAGTTTTGTAGGCTCAGTGAAGGAAATGCGGATGTTTATGCAAGATTTTGCGGCTCTAGCATATGGGATATAGCAGCCGGAGAGTTTTTGCTTAAAGAGAGTGGAGGTATAGTTGTATCTTTGCAAGATGAAAAAGAGCTGCGATACGATAAAAAAGATCTTAGAAATGATTATTTTTTGGCACTAAGTAAAAAAGAGCTTCCAAATTTAAAAAATTACCTAGAATTTATATCTTTAAATTTAAAATCACTTTAATCTATATTTTTTATAAATTTAAATACTAAAAATATGTTTTTGTTTTGTTTCCATTTTGTTTCCAAGTATAGTTAAAATTCCGCAATTTAACAAAATCAAAGGAGATAAAATGTTGAAACAAATTGCTACTTTAACTATAGCTAGTGCGATATCTGCGTTTAGTTTAAATGCGGCTGATAAAATAATGGGTCAAGGAGCTACTTTTCCGCTTCCCGTATATAAAGAGTGGAGCAAACTCTATTATAAAGCCACTTCAAATCAAGTAACTTACAATGGTGGAGGCAGCGGCAAGGGAATAAGCGCTATTACTGATAGAAATGGCGAGTTTGGCGGCACTGATTTGCCTTTGAAAAACGACGAGTTGCGAGAAAAAAAATTACTTCAATTTCCTGCTATCATAGGAAGCGTTGTATTAGCTTATAATATCGAAGGCATAAAAGATCACGAGCTTAAGCTTTCAGCTGCAGCGGTCGCCGGTATATTTTCAGGTAAAATAACAAAATGGAATGATGAAATAATCAAAAAAGATAATGCAAATTTAAAACTTCCCGATGCTTTGATAACTCCTGTCGTAAGAAGTGATTCAAGCGGAACTACATTTAATTTTACAAGTTATTTGGCTAAATCAGACGAGAGTTGGGCAAAAGAGTATGGTGCAAATAAAACTATAAATTGGGGAGCAAAAGTCACTCCTGCTGCAGGGAATCCTCTTGTTGCAAGTACTATTAAACAAGTTCCAAACTCTATAGGCTATATAGAATACGCCTATAAATTATCAACCGGACTAAACGCCGCTACTTTGCAAACCAAAGACGGTGATTGGGCAGAGCCTACACCGCAAAACTTTGCAAAAGCCGCCGCAAACTCAAATTTCAAAATAGAAGAGAACTTTTATGACGTATTAGCTTATTCAAGCGGTAAAGGTAGTTATCCTATAGTAGCAGCAACATTTATTCTTATTCCTAATGATAAAATTGATGATGGTAAAAAAGTTACTAAGTTTTTTAGCTGGGCATTTAGCGATAAAGACGCTTTAGAAGCAGCTAAAAAGTTAGGATATGAACCATTACCAAAAGTAACAACAGATATGATCTATGATTACTGGACTAAATACGCAGTAAATCCAAAATAGATATAAAAATAAAAAACAGGACGTCATAATCTAAATTTAAGACGTCCGTATAAAGAGTATATATGATAAAAATTCAAAAAAATATAATCATAGAAAAGTTATTTTTTAATGCGGCAAGAATATCGACTATTATAGTTTTAGTAGTACTTTTGGCTATTTTTTTATCTCTTGTTTATAAAGCTTATCCTGCTATTTCTAAATTCGGAATAAATTTTTTATTTGATACTACGTGGGACGCAAATATTATGATATTTGGAGGACTTGCTAGTATATACGGAACCATCGTTTCTACTTTTATAGCTATGATTTTAGCAACTCCTGTTGCGATTGGTATCGCTATATTTCTAACAGAAATTGCTCCTTATAAAATAAGGAATTTTTTTAGCGTTAATATAGAGCTTTTAGCCGCAATCCCAAGTATAGTTTATGGTATGTGGGGATTTATATATTTTGTTCCTTTAGTAAGAAGCGTTTTTGGCGGGAGTGGATTTGGGCTTTTAAGCGGCGGTATGGTTCTAGCCGTTATGGTGCTTCCGTTTATATCTTCTGTTTCAAGAGACGCTATGGCAACTACTCCACAAGTGTTAAAAGAGTCTGCTTACGCTTTGGGCGCTACTAAATTTGATACTATAAAAGATGTTGTATTTCCATATGCGAAAGCCGGCATTATGGGTTCTATAATTTTAGCTTTGGGAAGAGCTTTTGGCGAAACTATGGCAGTTGCATTTTTGCTAGGAGGTATCTCAAAAATACCGAGCAGCGTAACAGAGCCAGCTACTTCGATTCCAGTAACTCTTGCTACTCAGTTTGGTGAAGCTATGGGAAATGAAATTTATGAAAGCAGCCTGTTTTATCTAGCACTTATTTTATTTGTTATTAGTTTTATAAGTATAGCTACAGCTAAGTTTGTATTTTTAAGAAAGAGAGAATCAAAGTGAGCGAGCTTAAAAATATTAAAGAAAAATCGATAAATAAAAGAGTATTAATAAGCAAAATAGCGACTTATCTAAGCGTGGTATTTACGGTATTTGGTTTGATGTTTTTGTTTTGGATCATAGCCACTGTAGTTGTAAAAGGTATGGCTGGATTTAGCGCTGAAATATTTATATCTCCTACTGCTTTTGGAGGACTTGCAAACGCATTTTTAGGTCAGCTAGAGTTAGTTGCTATAGCGTCTTTTGTTGGTATCCCTGTGGGACTTTTAGCAGGAACGTATCTTAGCGAGTACGGCGTAAATCAAAAAAAGTTAAATTTGATAAGAAATATAAGCGACATTATGATGAGTACTCCAAGTATTGTCATAGGCGCGTTTGCTTATGCCCTTTTGGTAAAACCTATGAACTCATATAGCGGTTGGGCAGGAAGTTTTGCGCTTGCGGTTATGATGATACCGGTTGTTTTAAAAACTACTGACGATATGCTTAGTTTGGTTCCAAAGACATTAAGAGAAGCTAGCTTTGCTCTTGGAGCAACTAAGTATAAATGTATAACAAGCGTAGTTTTTAGAGCCGCTAAAAACGGATTATTAACAGGAATCGTGCTATCTATAGCAAGAGTTGCTGGAGAAACGGCTCCTCTTTTATTTACAAGTGCAAACAGCGACTTTTTTGATTTTAATCTAAATAACGCGATTCCATCGCTCACAGTAAGCATATACGACTTTAGTTCAATGCCTGATGAGAGTTTAAAATCAGTAGCATGGGCAGGTGCTTTTATATTAGCTATTTTTGTACTAGGAGTAAATATCCTAGGCAGAGTTTTAATACGTAAATAAAGGAAAAGAAGTGTCTTTAAATTTAAGTATAAATAATTTTTCATTTTGGTACTCCGGATCATCTAGCCCTAGTTTAAATAAGATAAATTTACCCATAAAAGAGGGAAAAGTAACCGCTTTGATAGGTCCTAGTGGCTGTGGTAAATCTACTCTTTTGCGTTCTATAAACCGTATTCACGATCTATATCCAGGAAATAGATATGAAGGCGAGATAATATTTAATGGTAAAAATATCTTACGTCCAAAAACAGATCTCATAAATTTAAGAACAAAAATTGGTATGATATTTCAGCAGCCAACAGCATTTCCTATGAGCATAAAAGATAATGTCGAGTACGGACTCAAGCTTCAAGGTATAAAAGATAAAAAAACTCTCTCAAAGATAGTTGAAAAGTCTTTAAAAGGAGCAAATATATGGGATGAGGTTAAAAATAGACTAAATGAAGACGCCGGCTCACTTAGCGGCGGTCAGCGACAAAGACTTTGCATAGCCAGAGCAATTGCGGTCAATCCTGAAATTTTGCTATTTGACGAGCCAACAAGTGCGCTTGATCCGATATCGACTATAGCCATAGAAGAACTTATTAATAGCTTAAAAGAGCAATACACGGTAGTAATCGTAACTCATAATATGGCTCAAGCTACTAGAGTTAGCGATTTTACTGCATTTATGTATCTTGGAAATTTAATAGAATACGGCAAAACTAAACAGATTTTTGAAGAGCCTAGAGAAAAACTTTTAAAAGAGTATGTTAGCGGTAAGTTCGGGTGATAATAAATTTGATAAATAGCCATTAAAGTTAGCAGATAAAAATTGCCCTATTTAATTTGCAAACAAAGAAAATTATGTTAAAATCACTATTTTAATGCAAATTAATGCAAGGAAAGATATGATTAAAACAGTTTTACCGCTTAGTTTTATTGTTGCTTCAAGGTTTTTTGGACTTTTTGTGGTTTTGCCCGTTCTTAGTCTGTATGCGCTTAATTTAAAGGGCGCAAATGAGCTTTTAGTCGGGCTTTTAGTCGGAGGTTACGCTCTTACTCAGATGGCTTTGCAAGTTCCTTTTGGTAGTCTTAGCGATAAGTTTGGACGTAAAAATACAATGACTTTTGGCTTAATCGTATTTATAATAGGCTCTTTGATATGCGCGCAAGCTACTGATATCTATACTATGTTAATCGGGCGTTTAGTTCAAGGAAGCGGAGCTGTCGGAGCCGTGGCTACTGCCATGATAAGCGATTTTACTACCGAAGAAAAACGTGGTCATGCGATGGCTATAATGGGCGGCATGATCGGTGTAGCGTTTGCTATTTCTATGGTTGTTAGTCCGATTTTAAGTTCTAAGTTCGGGCTTGCTAGTCTATTTTATCTCTCTGCGGCTCTTACTTTTGCCTGTATTGTTTTGCTTTATACTGTAGTGCCAAAAGAGAGTAAAATACATCATCATGATGCTAAAGCTCCTTTTTTAAATTTAATCACTCAAAAAAATCTTTTTATTATGAATATTACGAATTTGATGCAAAAAATGTTGATGAGCGCAGCATTCGTAGCCATACCTATAGTTCTAGTAAATCATTTAGGATATGATAGCAGTAGGCTTTGGATAGTCTATCTAGCAGCTATGGTTTTTGGATTTATATCGATGGGATTAGCAGGATTTTTAGGAGACGCCAAAGGTCATAGCAAAAAGCTGCTTTTAATAGGCGTTGTTCTATTTATCATCTCTTATTTGGATTTTGCTTTTAGTGAAAATAGCCTTGCTTTTATAATCGGAGTAACTCTTTTTTTTATAGGATTTAATCTGCATGAGCCTATAATGCAAAGTTGCGCTAGCAAATTTGCATTAGCCAGCCAAAAAGGTGCGGCTCTTGGAGTTTTTAATGCGTTTGGTTACGCCGGAAGTTTTCTTGGAGGAGCTGTCGGCGGATATTTTTTACATAAATTTAATATAACATATCTTGCTATATTCTACTCTATTTTATCTGTTTTTTGGCTTGTCTTACTATTTATGCTCAGCGATCCTAAGCTGTTTAAAAATTTATACTTAAAAGATGCTGATCTTAGCAAACTTGATTTTGTTGATGGCATAGTAGAGAGATATAAAAATCAAAAAGGCTACGTTGTAAAATACAATTCTTCTATAATCAATGAAAAGCAGCTAAGAGATATTTTAAATAAATAAGTATATTTTTAAATTGAAAGTATTTCCACATGCAATTTGGTAATTTTATCAAGCATTGGAATTACTTTATAATGACAATATTTAGCAAAAATCATATTATTTTTTAATAAAAAGATACTATTATATCGATCTTTTAATATTCTAATATTGTATGATTTTATAATTATTATTGTATTAATAATAAATTTAACGTAAATTTGTAAAATCATTCATCAAAATAAAATTCAAGGAGACCTCATCTATGAAGTCGATAAATACCAAAGTTATAGCGATTATAGCTATTTTAATGGCGATGCTTATTGCCCTATTTGTCACTGTAGAAATTTTTATTTCTAAAGTCAATTTATCTTTCAAAGAAATTAATAGTATATCAGATAGACAAGAGCTGCTATATAAAAATATTATTAATGGCGAAAGAGCCGGTTTGACCGTAAGGCAACTGTATATAGATATAAATGATAAAGATGCTTTAGATATTTTAGAAGCTACAATGAAAGATTTTGAAGTTGTTAGAAATAAGTATAGAGAGCTGTCTGGAGGCCCCGCAAACGCTGCTAATCAATCAGATAAGTTATTGTTTATACAAAACGATATATTACAAGGAGCCAAAAAAGGCGAAAAAGTCACAATCACGGATTTAGAAGATCTAACCCCTACATGGAGATCATATAGATCTGTTTTAGAAAAACGACTTGAAAAACTCGGCGAAGAAAATTTAAAAGCTAATAATAACTTTGCTAGTGATATAAGCGTACTTACTATAGGATTTACCGTATTTATCATCACTATCATCATACTTTCAAGTTTGATACTATTAATTAGCAAATCATATCTTCTAAAAGCTATTAAATCTATAGAAAGTGGTCTCAAAGACTTCTTTGACTTCTTAAACCATAAAAATGATAATCCTAAAGCTATAAGCTTAAAATCAAATGATGAGTTTGGAGTTATGGCTAGTCTTATTAATTCTAATATAAGCTCTATAAAAGAGTCTTTAGATAAAGATGCTAAAGCAGTAGAAGAAGCATTAGTTAGAGCTAGTGAAGTTGAAAAAGGAAATCTAGGAGCTAGAATAATGCATGAACCGGACTCTCCTGGGCTTAAAAAGTTAAAAGACGTATTAAATAGTATGCTAAATACTCTTCAAGGCAAGATAGGATCTGATATAAATGTTATTCAAAAAACATTTG from Campylobacter fetus subsp. fetus includes the following:
- a CDS encoding energy-coupling factor ABC transporter ATP-binding protein, producing the protein MSCTLCLNNISAKIAGKTIFSNLSLNAGHKDKIAIIGSNGCGKTTLLEIIGGLRNPDSGEIEIFHNTILNLKEYQKYRYLIGYLFQDSDDQFICPNVFEDVVFGLLTIGIQRSIADKRAEDILKELDIWHLRDKIVFHLSGGEKKLVALAGVLVNEPKILLLDEPTAALDFDMQEKVADLLIKLDITQIIVSHDKEFISRVANKMYYLNKDGLKLGD
- the topA gene encoding type I DNA topoisomerase, yielding MSKLIIVESPAKAKTIKNFLGSEYKVIASKGHIRDLPKSSFGIKIEDDKFTPEYRVSSDHSAIVKEIKDLAKNADTIYLATDEDREGEAIAYHIAAAIGKKPEMLPRIVFHEITKSAIQNALENPRSLNMDSVNAQQARRLLDRIVGYKLSPLLNSKIQRGLSAGRVQSSALKILVDREREIRNFKPIEYFSIDTKFKKDLEAELVEFEGSKIEKLTITNKDRAKFIVDKIKDESFSVANVESKERKTSPQPPFMTSTLQQSASNRLGFSPKKTMMLAQNLYEGVQTNNGFMGAITYMRTDSLNLAKEAISAARDLIKEQFGDKYLPKSANFYTTKNKGAQEAHEAIRPTNLSFTPTEAAKFLEKDLLKLYTLIYNRFLACQMSASVSETQNIFINSKSSIFKISGRKLTFDGFYRVYGDLDKDRILPNLNVGDKMELESLSSQSHFTEPPSRYSEAGLVKKLESLGIGRPSTYAPTISLLTSRDYVKVDKKQLIPNEIAFNITSMLEEHFNDIVDSDFTSKMEEKLDDIAENKADWQEVLSKFYHPFMQKIDDGKKNIKSQKVTEPIGEKCPECGGELVKRKGRFGEFIACLNFPKCKYSRNLKNEAKIEKKEPQKIGVACPQCGGDIVERFSKKGKFFGCANYPKCNFISKYQPTDQKCPQCGEMMVYKELKKGNFYECSACKFKKEGNNNE
- a CDS encoding biotin synthase, producing the protein MSKMVMLCAICNVSSGNCAEDCAYCTQSAHIKADIPKFKQKNLEQILNEAKIASKNHALGFCLVTSGLGLDDKKLEFICEVATMLRKETPNLMLIACNGSASYESLKELKKVGIFSYNHNLETSREFFPQICTTHSWDDRFNTNLNAKKAGLELCCGGIYGLGESQDDRLSFRASLKELNPFSSPINFFIPNPALKIKQPLLSTDEALEIIRDTAKTLPQCRIMVAGGREIVLGDRQYEILENGASAIVIGDYLTTSGEVASKDIEELRNRGFEFASQCH
- a CDS encoding cation:proton antiporter, coding for MHHSATNELSILIVLAFIIFISPYFSKLTKIPIAPIEIALGIILGFFGLLPNNDLFEIVAKVGFFYLMFLAGTEIDLRSFFKIDKKVLKLILAYLSVLYVIAAFLGIWLEPAFLVFIVIPVMSVGMLSTLFKEYGKNEPWLNIAMITGSIGEVISIALLTLVGAYVEFGNSSELYTSINYLIIFIVLCILGFKGLEVLFWWYPNLKILLMPHYDKDEKDIRLSMAMFFGTVAVMIYLNLEIVLGAFIAGSFIATFFDHKKDLPHKLGSFGFGFLVPIFFVYIGSTVDLNYIFIPGVLDNALLMLLFMTLIRVVSSFIFIKKLGAYGSILYGLSLSMPLTLLVAVATVAYNANNIEKELYFSFILASLFEAILAMVLIKVTYYLKTRLK
- a CDS encoding citrate synthase codes for the protein MSNTVTLTDNRNGKSYEFPILDGTRGPSVIDISTLYKNTGMFTFDRGYTSTAMCRSAITFIDGEKGELMHRGYDIAWLAENKLYLDVVYLLFNKHLPSQEELELFRRELKERSFLNEKMIRLFDCFPDKAHPMAVLQASVATMSAYYKRDMNFDDMNDYMELAKRLVAKIPTFIAFYYRHVRGFPVIYPNLDRGFTENFLYMLRAFPHDKVDLKPIEVKAFDTVLMLHADHEQNASTTTVRTVGSTHAHPYSCISAGIGALWGHAHGGANEGVIRQLEMIGTPDRVDEFIKRAKDHNDPFRLMGFGHRVYKNFDPRAKVLKGLRDKLINEIGIDNNLIKVASRIEEIALNDDYFVSRNLYPNVDFHSGLILKALGIPNEMFAAIFVMGRVPGWLSQWMELKSQDTIKIVRPRQLYVGPTCPPKEQ
- a CDS encoding 3'(2'),5'-bisphosphate nucleotidase CysQ, translated to MKELLNLSLKAARAAGKAILKHYDNYDVTIKNDNSPLTSADLASNEAIFKELESSGIPICSEEKILDYEKRDANSKFWLIDPLDGTKEFIAKNGEFCVCIALIDCARPILSVIYAPTSDEMFYSMGGSKVYKNGEILNSSCLEQNYIISGNFSHSKSVDIIANRFGLDILRCGSALKFCRLSEGNADVYARFCGSSIWDIAAGEFLLKESGGIVVSLQDEKELRYDKKDLRNDYFLALSKKELPNLKNYLEFISLNLKSL